A portion of the Sphaerochaeta pleomorpha str. Grapes genome contains these proteins:
- the garD gene encoding galactarate dehydratase, with amino-acid sequence MECNVDNTTIITDEKVTHIRLTNKDNVAIAVNALEAGIELEPGLMTLEPIPQGHKIALWDLKRGEGVIRYGVLLGNLSKDIKKGGWINEHMIDLPASPELDTLEFATEINNNLPNPPVDYWDGYEVEGCEYAGTRNILGISTTVQCVEGVLNVAVTKMKKELLPKYPNVDDIVALVHPYGCGVAINARDAFIPIRSVKNLVKNPNFGGEIMVVALGCEKLTVEMLLEEKDINSENVVILQEQKGFQSMIDRLMDVAETKLQKLNERKRVRLPLSKLCIGMQCGGSDAFSGVTANPSAGYASDLLVKGGATVLFSEVTEVRDGVRQIAQRCVSEEVGKKLIQEMAWYDNYLALGDVDRDANPTPGNKKGGLANIVEKAMGSIAKSGTSPIIDVIGPGEIPAKKGLIFAATPGSDIVCGPSHLASGITLQVFMTGRGTPYGLAAAPVIKVCSRSVMKEQWMDLIDVNAGQVATGEKSIEDVGLELFYFIIDVASGRKKPWAEEYGLHNYLCIFNPAPIT; translated from the coding sequence ATGGAATGCAACGTGGACAATACTACCATCATTACTGATGAGAAAGTAACCCATATCAGGCTTACCAATAAAGATAATGTAGCCATTGCAGTAAATGCCTTGGAAGCAGGAATTGAGCTGGAGCCTGGATTGATGACTTTGGAACCTATCCCCCAGGGGCACAAGATTGCACTCTGGGATCTTAAAAGAGGCGAAGGTGTCATTCGATACGGTGTACTGCTTGGTAACCTGAGCAAAGATATAAAAAAAGGTGGATGGATCAATGAGCATATGATTGATCTTCCAGCATCGCCCGAACTTGACACCCTTGAATTTGCAACCGAAATTAATAACAACCTCCCCAATCCTCCTGTCGATTACTGGGATGGGTATGAGGTCGAAGGTTGTGAGTATGCAGGAACAAGGAACATCCTCGGGATTTCAACCACCGTCCAGTGTGTTGAGGGCGTTCTCAACGTTGCAGTTACCAAGATGAAGAAGGAACTTCTTCCAAAATATCCCAACGTTGATGATATCGTGGCTCTGGTACATCCGTATGGATGTGGAGTGGCCATCAACGCACGCGATGCCTTCATCCCAATCAGAAGCGTCAAGAACCTGGTTAAAAACCCTAATTTCGGGGGTGAAATCATGGTTGTCGCCCTTGGTTGTGAAAAACTCACTGTTGAAATGCTACTTGAAGAAAAAGATATCAATAGCGAAAATGTAGTTATACTTCAAGAGCAGAAAGGTTTCCAGTCTATGATAGACCGGCTGATGGATGTCGCTGAAACAAAACTGCAAAAGCTCAACGAACGAAAGAGGGTTCGGCTTCCACTCTCCAAGTTGTGCATCGGTATGCAATGTGGGGGATCGGATGCTTTCTCAGGTGTGACAGCAAACCCGTCCGCGGGGTATGCAAGCGATCTCTTGGTCAAAGGAGGTGCAACCGTTTTGTTCAGTGAGGTCACGGAAGTCCGTGATGGAGTGAGGCAAATAGCACAGCGCTGTGTCAGTGAGGAAGTCGGTAAGAAACTTATTCAGGAAATGGCCTGGTACGATAATTACCTTGCACTCGGTGATGTGGACCGAGATGCAAACCCAACCCCTGGAAACAAAAAAGGGGGTCTTGCCAATATTGTTGAGAAGGCGATGGGTTCGATCGCGAAGTCAGGAACCAGCCCAATCATCGATGTCATTGGGCCTGGGGAAATCCCAGCCAAGAAAGGGCTTATTTTTGCAGCAACACCGGGAAGTGATATCGTATGCGGACCTTCACATCTTGCTTCCGGCATAACGCTTCAGGTATTTATGACAGGCAGAGGTACTCCCTATGGCCTTGCGGCAGCACCGGTAATCAAAGTCTGCTCGAGGTCAGTGATGAAAGAACAATGGATGGATCTGATTGATGTGAATGCTGGTCAGGTAGCTACTGGTGAAAAGTCTATTGAAGATGTCGGTTTGGAGCTTTTCTACTTCATTATTGATGTTGCCTCAGGGCGAAAAAAACCTTGGGCAGAGGAATATGGATTGCACAACTACTTGTGCATTTTCAATCCTGCACCTATTACGTAA